The nucleotide window TCGCCGCTACCCTGAGCACCTCGGTGAACCAGGACGTCTTTTACGCGAAAGTACGCAATTACGAAAGCAGCCTGCACAGCGCCCTGGACGGCGACAACATCCCGCTCTCGGTGTATCACCAGCTGCTCGATACCACCGAGCAGCATATCGCGGCCCTGCACCGCTACACGCGGCTTCGCAAAAAAATCCTCAAACTGGACAGCATCGCGCCGTACGACATGCTCTGCCCCCTGTTTCCGAAGTACGATATCGAAGTGACTTACGACGAGGCCGTGGCACAGTTGCTTGAGGCGGTCGGGCCGCTCGGCCGGACCTACCACGAGGTCCTCAGCAAAGCCATGCAGTCACGGTGGGTCGATGTATACGAAACGCAGGGGAAGGGAGGCGGCGCCTACAGCTACGGCGATAATGTTGATGCCCACCCGTTCGTCCTGATGAACTACAACGATACGGCGGAGAGCATGTTCACCCTGGCGCACGAAATGGGCCACGCCATGCACAGCCATCTCGCGAATGCCGCGCAGCCGTACCCCAAGGCCCGCTATTCGATATTTGTCGCCGAAGTTGCCTCAACCCTCAACGAGGGCCTGTTGCTGCAACACCTGCTTGCCCGGGTCAAAGACACCGGAGAGCGACTCTACCTGATCGACCGCCGTCTCAACGGCACCATGGGCACGTTTTTCCATCAGGTCATGTACGCCCGGTTCGAACTGGCGATTCACGAGCACGTCGAGAAGGGGGGAGCGCTGTCACCCGACTTCATGACCAAACTGTGGCATGACCTGACCGCACAGTATTACGGTCCGGATATCGTCATGGACGATGACACTCCCCTGAAATGGGCGCGCATCCCTCATTTCTACCGCAGCTTCTACGTGTACCAGTACGCCACGTCTTTTGCCGCGTCCCAGGCGATATTGAAGAAATTCCTCGACGGAGAGTCCGGCATTATCGAGAAGTACCTGGCGATGCTCAAGGCCGGTGGGTCGGACTACCCGATCGAGCTGCTGAAGATCTGCGGAATCGACATGACCACCCCGCAGCCGGTCCTGGCGACAATCGAGATGTTCGATTCGCTCGTCAGGGAAATGGACTCGTTGATATGATTGCGAAGTTGCTGAGAGCGGTTACACTCGCTGTACTATTACCGATCACCCCCGCGCCCGCACAGGTGGGCCCGCCGGCGCCGGACGATCGCGGCCAGATCGAGAATCGGATAGCCACCGTACAGGATGGAATCGCCAAGCGCGATGTCGAGCGTATCGTGGCGGCACTCGCCGACAGTGTTGTCGTTACGTCCGAAGGCCGCACCGTACGCGGTCGCGCCAACGCCCGTCAGTTGCTGATGTTGCTGTCGACCCGGATGGTCGAAGTGTCTTTTGACATGAAGACCGCCATCCTCCGCGTCACCGACACCACGGCGTTTCACGCCGGCAGTTTCTCCTATACGCTCGAATTTCCCATGGGAGGCTCTTTCTCACGATCGGGGACATTTGCGGCCGACTGGCTGCGAGTCGCTGAAAACGACTGGCGGGTGATCCAGCTGGTGGCGACTCCCGAGCCTCCGAGTGCACCACCCCGATGACACATGCCACCGGCCGCATTGAATTTCTGCCGCGTCCGGTCGTACGTATGGCAAGGAGGTATGACTTATGGCATCTGGTGGATCCGCAGCCGGGGCTGCTGCCGCAGCAGCAGCGGCAATTGCTCACGCAATCAAGGCGTCGGGGTCGCTGGTCAAGGTCAATCCCGACGACTTCGTCAGGATTCTGCATCGAAACAAAGACGGTCTCGTCGTGACCGCTACCGGCGGTTTGTTCTCCAAAAACTACCAGTATCTGACGTGTTATAAAGGACTGTTTTTCTTCACAAAAGTCGACCGCCCGCTGTCGATTCCGGGCACCATTGAAACGGTGACAGCCGAGAAAATCTGGATGCCATCGTAGCAGCGGTCGAAACGGCTCCATGACCCGGCGACACCCCCTTATGCCGGGACATCAGACATTTGTGACCGCTTGTGACGTGCGTTCCACAGGTGCTTTTGTCACTGTCGTTCACTTCTGACGGTTCTTGCGAAGGCGCGACCAGTACCACCAGCGACATTGCTCGTCGGGCAGATTGGGGTCCTTTGCCTGAGCTATTGCGGCGTTGAAGGTGTCAAGCACGCACGGATCCTGTCTGCAGCCCGTGAGCTGTTGCAGGCGCCCGAAGAGCTCGTCGGCATTGCACGCCGCCAATTGCTTTACCTCGAAAACGCCCAGCAAGTGAAAATCCTGCTCGATTGCCTTGCCGACAGATACGAGGTCTCGAAGCCTTCTCTTGTCAGCCATATCGGCAACATACGATTCCCTGCAAAAATCGCCCATCACATTCTCAATCGGCAGGCGCGACCCGCGACCCGTCCTTGACATGGCTGCCCCGGTCAGCTAGATTCCAACGGGAGATATGGCACACCGAATTGTTATAACGGGGGCGCCGGCATCCGGAAAGACCGAGCTGTTTGACCGGTTGTCCGCCGACGACCGCTTCCGGTCGTTCACTTTCCTCCCCGAACTGGCGCGGCGGCTACTGGTCGAAAACCCCGGTTTCCGGACCGATCGAGAGACCTTTCACCGAGAAATATACCGTCGGCAGGTCGACCGTGAGGATGCGTTGGGTGGCGGAAGTTTCATAACCGACCGGGGGACAGTCGACGCCTTCGCATTTCACCCTGAGACGGCGGCATTAGTGGGTACTACCATCGAGCGCGAATTCGCCCGTTACGACGCCGTCGTCCACCTCGGATCGGCCGCCGATCTGGGACCCGGCTACTATCGGACCGATACGGTCCGACTGGAGACAATCGATGAAGCGCTTCAGATCGAGCAGGCTATCCAGTCGGTTTGGAAAGCGCATCCGGGTTATGCGTATCTCCCTGCTCACGTCACCTACGAGAAGAAGTACGAGGAATTTCTGGGGGTAATGCTTGCGCTCGCCGGTATAACCAACGGACTTGACAATCTGAACGCACATTCGTCCGTATAGAAGGCAAATATCCACTCTGATAAAGGACTGAGTCATATGAAGAGGGCCGTTTACGGATCGGTTTTATTCGCAGGTCTGCTCGCCCTGGCGGCGGCCGCCCCGGTCTTCGCCGAGTCCGAGTTTATGAAAGAGTTTAGAGGCAACTACAGTCGTCTCGATCTTGATCTCCTGAATAACCCCTGTGAGATTGCCGACATCGCGAACTTCGTCTACCAGAAGGACATCGCTACCTTCACGTTCACCGAGGGGAAGCTGTTCATGCTTCGCCACGTATTCGATCGTCCCACAACAGCCGTGTTTATCGGCAAGGGGCATGCGACCGTAGCGCCGCCGGCTATACCGATGGAGCGCGCCAACCTCGCATGGGCTTCAGGAGACACGGCGGTCAACGAGGATTTCGACATTTGCTTCATCCGATTCGGCGACGACTTCGACCTTGAAGCAAAGAAGTCGGCAACGTTCGATCTCTCTACTCTGGACTTCAAGTACTACACTCAGACGATGCAGTCGCAGGGGGAGTTCTTCTTCCGCCCGCGCATTTTTCACACGTATGACCATTACTTCCAGTTGCTGCGCTCCTGCCACGAGCGCGGGCCGGAAGGATACTTCTGGATCGACTTCAATCGCACCAGTTTTTCGTATGATCCCAACCGCCCCGAACAAACCCAGATCGGTTACGAGAAGTACGGCGGCGATTTTTCGACAGTTGACGCAGTCCTGATGCAGCGCAGGGAAAACAATGTCACGACAGATGTCGGTATGTCGCGGGTTCCATATCCCACCACGCTTATTGGCATCGACGCGACTGTCGAAATGGGCGGCCTAGATGCAAAGAGGATGGAGGGGTGCGAGACCACCGTGCGGGTGCTGGTGAACGCTGATTCGCTTCGGTTCGTTTCGATGTTCCTGAATTACAATCTGAAGGAAGATTCGATTTACTACAACGGCGCCCCGGTCGACTACTATCGGCGGAAGGACTTCTCGTTTATCGGTGTTATCCTCCCCGAATATGCCTTTGCCGGCGACACGCTGACATTCACGCTCTGGTATCGCGGGAAAGATTTCCTGCATGCCTTTCCATTTGTCGAAAACCCGGCGCCATCGCCGCACCGACTGCACTTCCGAGTACCGCGCGACTATACGTACCTCATGCCGGGCAAGGGTCCGACCGGTCGCGACGGCCGATACGACACCTTTTCGGTGGTGACCGACCAGCCGTACTGGCGCTTCTCCTATCAGGGATATGTATCAGGCTACGAATCTATCCCGTTGACTACCGCCATGGGCATCACTATCGATCTGCTGAAGTCCAAGGCCGTCAAAAAACAGCAGGAGTGCTTTATTCCCGACGACCAGCTTCGAGCCGCTGTCACCGGGTCATTCGATTTTGCGACCGGCATTTTGGGTCCGCCGCGCGGTACTTTTGCCCTCACCGTCTTCCCGGACAGCAACCTGTCGATGCCGGGGCTGGTGAATATCCCTCAGTTGTATTGCTATACCGCAGGGATGGGGGGCATTCAGATGAAGGCTGCACAACAGATGTCCCGGCAGTGGTTCGGGGCCACGTTGAAACCGTTGTCGGAGCGCGAATACTGGCTGGCCGATGCTGTGCCGGACTATTTCGGTTTGATGTATGCGCAGAAAGCGGTCGGGCCCGACGCCTTCTATTCCGAACTCGAGGACCGCAGGCGAAAGATCCTGACCGTACGCGACCAGGATGGAGATCAGCCGCTCGCACTCGGCAACCGTGTGAACCCCGTATTACGTGCGTACAAAGGATCCTGGATGCTGCATATGCTCCGGTTCGCGATGATCGACCTTGCCACGAGTTCCGAAAACGCCTTCAATCGTTTCCTCGCTGAACTGTCCATGCGCAGCACCATGCAGTCGTTTTCCAACGCCGATGTTATGACGCTGGCCGAGAAGCACTACGGGCAACCTCTCGACTGGTTCTTCGATCATTGGCTGTTCGATCGCGGGATACCGCAGTACCAGGTTACCTACGCCATCGCGCAGCGCGACGATGGCTGGTATGTCAGCGGGGCTGTTGAAACGAAAGACGTGAGTCCGGACTATCGCATGCCGGTCATCATGCGGGTGGAATCCGTCGACCGGCAAAGCATCTTTTATCGGCAATCGCTCGCAGCCCCGAGAGATACGTTCGAACTGGGTCCAATGGAGCGGGAACCGAAAGAATTGTTCTTCAACGAATTCTTTTCGGTTCTGTGCAACGCCAGCGTCAAGAAGCAGTGAGAAAAGACACGTGCGGGGAGATCCGGGGACGCGGTGTGGGGCAGGTATCGCCATTGCTCTGTTGGTGGTGGCAATACTTGCGGCGTGCGATGACCGGATAAAGGACAGCGATACCGGTCAGGCGCCGCTGGTCACACGGTCGTTCCCAATCACTGATGATGCCATGGTGTCCTCGGCCGTCCCTGGCGGCCACTACGGCGGCGGCCAGCTTCAGGTCTCGACCATCGTGTACAGCGATGGTCTGACCTATATCACTAACACCCTGATCGGGCTCCCACCATTGCCGGACTCGGTTATGCCCGACCAGATCGTTATTGCCACGTTGGTGCTTCGCTTTGCGGGCGCTGAAGACAGCCTGCCGTTCGCAATTGCCGCCCATCGTATTGTACGCGCGTGGATGGAAGACTCCGTCACGTGGTCAAATGCTCCCCCCTTTGATCCAGCCAACCTTTCGGTTGGCCATGTAACCGGTGGCACGGTGAGCCTGAATGTGCTGGGGGCCTATATCGACCCGCTCGCGTACGGGGTTGCCTTGACCAGTTCCAGTCCTGAGCAGTGGTTTTATTCAAGCGAGGATCCGCTGCCGGCGCGCCGGCCCGTGTTGGTCGTAACCTATCGTGAGAGCGAATAGCCGGGACGTGTCGTTTCCGCGTTGAACTTTGAGCGACAATCTCGTATCATCAGTACGAATGGCTATAGAACACGGCAGAACCCAGACGGAACGGGCGATCCTGATCGGGATCGCAGAGAACTCCCTGACCAAACCGAAAGCTGCCGATTCGCTGGACGAACTCGCCCGCCTCGCTTCGACCGCGGGCGCCGAGGTGGTCGAACGGCGGATCCAGGTGCGAGCAAGGATCAACCCCGCTTTCTATATCGGCCGGGGACTCGTTGACGAATTGAAAGGGTCG belongs to Candidatus Zixiibacteriota bacterium and includes:
- the pepF gene encoding oligoendopeptidase F, with the protein product MPTEATRADSIPQRSDIDPKHTWNLADIYSDEAAWEADFAKAKTLIDTADSFRGKLAESPDTLWRCFETSSALRRVLSALHQYAYLSKDLDNRVSRYQEMNDRVAMLGSQAGAAFSFVEPELLAIDEAELRSLAARFPRTDVYDLYIRELIRSRAHIRSGEVEEVLALMSMVSRGPDNIFSMLDDADMTYPSVLDESGNQVQLTKQRYAKFLDSADRRVRRDVNEAFYSSYRNHVNTIAATLSTSVNQDVFYAKVRNYESSLHSALDGDNIPLSVYHQLLDTTEQHIAALHRYTRLRKKILKLDSIAPYDMLCPLFPKYDIEVTYDEAVAQLLEAVGPLGRTYHEVLSKAMQSRWVDVYETQGKGGGAYSYGDNVDAHPFVLMNYNDTAESMFTLAHEMGHAMHSHLANAAQPYPKARYSIFVAEVASTLNEGLLLQHLLARVKDTGERLYLIDRRLNGTMGTFFHQVMYARFELAIHEHVEKGGALSPDFMTKLWHDLTAQYYGPDIVMDDDTPLKWARIPHFYRSFYVYQYATSFAASQAILKKFLDGESGIIEKYLAMLKAGGSDYPIELLKICGIDMTTPQPVLATIEMFDSLVREMDSLI
- a CDS encoding DUF4440 domain-containing protein — translated: MIAKLLRAVTLAVLLPITPAPAQVGPPAPDDRGQIENRIATVQDGIAKRDVERIVAALADSVVVTSEGRTVRGRANARQLLMLLSTRMVEVSFDMKTAILRVTDTTAFHAGSFSYTLEFPMGGSFSRSGTFAADWLRVAENDWRVIQLVATPEPPSAPPR
- a CDS encoding helix-hairpin-helix domain-containing protein, yielding MADKRRLRDLVSVGKAIEQDFHLLGVFEVKQLAACNADELFGRLQQLTGCRQDPCVLDTFNAAIAQAKDPNLPDEQCRWWYWSRLRKNRQK
- a CDS encoding ATP-binding protein: MAHRIVITGAPASGKTELFDRLSADDRFRSFTFLPELARRLLVENPGFRTDRETFHREIYRRQVDREDALGGGSFITDRGTVDAFAFHPETAALVGTTIEREFARYDAVVHLGSAADLGPGYYRTDTVRLETIDEALQIEQAIQSVWKAHPGYAYLPAHVTYEKKYEEFLGVMLALAGITNGLDNLNAHSSV
- a CDS encoding DNRLRE domain-containing protein, translated to MRGDPGTRCGAGIAIALLVVAILAACDDRIKDSDTGQAPLVTRSFPITDDAMVSSAVPGGHYGGGQLQVSTIVYSDGLTYITNTLIGLPPLPDSVMPDQIVIATLVLRFAGAEDSLPFAIAAHRIVRAWMEDSVTWSNAPPFDPANLSVGHVTGGTVSLNVLGAYIDPLAYGVALTSSSPEQWFYSSEDPLPARRPVLVVTYRESE